A genome region from Setaria italica strain Yugu1 chromosome III, Setaria_italica_v2.0, whole genome shotgun sequence includes the following:
- the LOC101760101 gene encoding zinc finger CCCH domain-containing protein 37 — protein MVSREHSHSYEHLVLDPAALGSACSWADPAAVEIPPQLLAALGEYLSAGRGDGDAAEAEAEADDEFMMYEFKVRRCARARSHDWTACPYAHPGEAARRRDPRRVAYTGEPCPDFRRRPGAACPRGSACPFAHGTFELWLHPSRYRTRPCRAGAACRRRVCFFAHAAAELRAASKDDGGSPLSLSLSPKSTLASLWESPPVSPVEGRVRWLDAIDEPSDADAEVEELVLAMRELSFRKAAASAPVAAPVLPPVTEEDGPDLGWVSELVM, from the coding sequence ATGGTGAGCCGTGAGCACAGCCACAGCTACGAGCACCTCGTGCTCGACCCGGCGGCGCTGGGCTCCGCCTGCAGCTGGGCCgacccggcggcggtggagatccCGCCGCagctcctcgccgcgctggGGGAGTACCTTtccgccggccgcggcgacggggacgccgccgaggccgaggcggaggcggacgacGAGTTCATGATGTACGAGTTCAAGGTGCggcggtgcgcgcgcgcgcggagcCACGACTGGACAGCGTGCCCCTACGCGCACCCGGGcgaggccgcgcgccgccgggacCCGCGCCGCGTCGCCTACACGGGGGAACCCTGCCCGGACTTCCGGCGCCGCCCGGGCGCCGCGTgcccgcgcgggagcgcctgcCCGTTCGCGCATGGAACCTTCGAGCTCTGGCTCCACCCGTCCCGGTACCGCAcccgcccctgccgcgccggcgccgcctgcaGGCGCCGCGTCTGCTTCTTCGCGCACGCCGCGGCCGAGCTCCGCGCCGCGTCCAAGGACGACGGCGGCTCGCCGCTGTCGCTCTCGCTCTCGCCCAAGTCCACGCTGGCGTCGCTCTGGGAGTCGCCGCCGGTGTCGCCCGTGGAGGGGCGGGTGAGGTGGCTCGACGCCATCGACGAGCCGTCCGACGCGgacgcggaggtggaggagctcgtGCTCGCAATGCGGGAGCTCAGCTTCAGGAAGGCCGCCGCGTCGGCGCCCGTAGCAGCGCCGGTGCTGCCTCCCGTCACGGAGGAGGATGGCCCGGACTTGGGGTGGGTGTCGGAGCTGGTGATGTGA